One Plasmodium cynomolgi strain B DNA, scaffold: 1234, whole genome shotgun sequence DNA segment encodes these proteins:
- a CDS encoding hypothetical protein (putative) — MWMYFEINKKSIPNHITKEIFNNLTLTIKDKFSKTPCPYFNFNEKHHEPTKLMKLRIFNYNVDTFQYMLKDVINSDNCSLIRYINKCIEVYRDMNSKYCTGSDGTTEENQNSCDIIRKFDNLYSSYIYNKGGIFQNFPSLSSNTPTKVISGCRSEEIESYPDSQSQINQSDRSIIQSVPPALGVMAGIPPFLALIYK; from the coding sequence atgtggatgtattttgaaataaacaaaaagagtATTCCTAATCATATTactaaagaaatatttaataatctAACTCTGACTATAAAGGATAAATTTTCTAAAACCCCTTGTccttattttaattttaatgaaaaacaTCACGAACCAACgaaattaatgaaattaCGTATATTTAATTACAACGTTGATACCTTTCAGTATATGTTGAAGGATGTAATTAACTCAGATAATTGTTCATTAATaagatatataaacaaatgtATTGAGGTATATAGAGATATGAATTCGAAGTACTGCACTGGAAGTGATGGCACTACAGAAGAAAACCAAAATTCATGTGATATAATACGTAAATTTGATAATTTATATTcgtcatatatttataataaggGTGgcatatttcaaaattttccaaGTTTGTCTTCTAATACTCCTACAAAAGTTATAAGTGGTTGCCGATCAGAAGAAATTGAGTCTTATCCAGATTCTCAATCACAAATCAATCAATCAGATCGTTCTATAATTCAAAGCGTACCCCCTGCTCTTGGAGTAATGGCTGGGAtacctccctttttggcgttaatatataag